One genomic window of Halogeometricum sp. S3BR5-2 includes the following:
- a CDS encoding ABC transporter ATP-binding protein, with translation MWRLYAEYGRDNGGDAVLGTVMTLVSRATGLVPPLVLGLAIDAILLGTRPFGFPFVPDSWLPTAPDAQVWFTVGVLLAATLLGGAASWLQSYGWNRFAQDIQHALRVDAYERLQLQDRAFFDQSRTGELLSVLNNDVNQLESFLTDGVSSALRLVALVVGVGVVLAALNPWLALVSMAAVPLLAVFTLLFVRRVQPKYARMRRSVGELNARLENNVGGIEVIKTEHTERYELDRVREASRSYYDANWDAIRTRITFFPGLAVISGLSFALTFAVGALWVLNGPPAFLSGTVSPGEFVTFMLYTQQFIWPLAQFGQIVNSYQRAKASSDRVYGLLRAERAVAERPDAVALDSVAGRIDYEGVTFGYETGYDEAEANAAEDAENAGTDPNSDSDSPAPVLRDVSFSVEPGHTVGVVGPTGSGKSTLVKLLVRLYDPDEGVVRVDGRDVRDATLSSLRRAVGYVSQEPFLFYGTVRENIAYGTFGATDEDVRAAAERAAAREFIENLPDGYDTLVGERGVKLSGGQRQRIALARTLLKEPAILVLDEATSHVDTETEALIRRSLDRFAADRTTVAIAHRLSTVKDADEILVLEAGRVVERGTHGELLAEDGLYANLWRVQAGDIDSLPESFFEAAVARRAALESDGGE, from the coding sequence ATGTGGCGGCTGTACGCCGAGTACGGCCGCGACAACGGCGGCGACGCGGTCCTCGGGACGGTGATGACGCTCGTCTCCCGGGCGACGGGGCTCGTCCCGCCGCTGGTGTTGGGGCTCGCTATCGACGCCATCCTGCTGGGGACTCGCCCCTTCGGGTTCCCGTTCGTCCCCGACTCGTGGCTCCCGACGGCGCCCGACGCGCAGGTGTGGTTCACCGTCGGCGTGCTCCTCGCGGCGACGCTCCTCGGCGGCGCGGCGTCGTGGCTCCAGAGCTACGGCTGGAACCGGTTCGCACAGGACATCCAGCACGCGCTCCGCGTCGACGCCTACGAACGGCTCCAGCTACAGGACCGCGCGTTCTTCGACCAATCGAGGACGGGCGAACTGCTGTCGGTGCTGAACAACGACGTGAACCAACTGGAGTCGTTCCTGACCGACGGCGTGAGTTCGGCGCTCCGACTCGTCGCCCTCGTCGTCGGCGTCGGCGTCGTGTTGGCCGCGCTGAACCCGTGGCTGGCGCTGGTGTCGATGGCGGCGGTGCCGCTCCTGGCCGTCTTCACGCTCCTGTTCGTCCGGCGCGTCCAGCCGAAGTACGCGCGGATGCGGCGGAGCGTGGGCGAGTTGAACGCCCGACTGGAGAACAACGTCGGCGGCATCGAGGTCATCAAGACCGAACACACCGAGCGGTACGAACTCGACCGCGTCCGCGAGGCGTCCCGGTCGTACTACGACGCCAACTGGGACGCCATCCGGACGCGCATCACGTTCTTCCCCGGCCTCGCGGTCATCTCGGGGCTGAGTTTCGCGCTGACGTTCGCCGTCGGCGCACTCTGGGTGCTGAACGGGCCGCCGGCGTTCCTCTCGGGCACCGTCTCGCCCGGCGAGTTCGTCACGTTCATGCTGTACACTCAGCAGTTCATCTGGCCGCTGGCGCAGTTCGGACAGATCGTCAACAGCTACCAGCGCGCGAAGGCGTCGAGCGACCGCGTGTACGGCCTACTCCGCGCCGAGCGAGCGGTGGCGGAGCGGCCGGACGCCGTCGCCCTCGATTCGGTCGCGGGCCGAATCGACTACGAGGGCGTGACGTTCGGGTACGAGACGGGGTACGACGAGGCGGAGGCGAATGCCGCGGAGGACGCGGAGAACGCGGGTACGGACCCGAACTCGGATTCCGACTCCCCCGCGCCGGTCCTCCGGGACGTCTCCTTCTCGGTCGAACCGGGCCACACCGTCGGCGTCGTCGGCCCCACGGGCAGCGGGAAGTCGACGCTCGTGAAACTGCTCGTCCGCCTGTACGACCCCGACGAGGGCGTCGTCCGCGTCGACGGCCGAGACGTGCGCGACGCGACGCTGTCGAGTCTGCGCCGGGCGGTCGGCTACGTCTCCCAGGAGCCGTTCCTGTTCTACGGCACCGTCCGCGAGAACATCGCCTACGGGACGTTCGGCGCCACCGACGAGGACGTGCGGGCGGCGGCCGAACGGGCGGCGGCCCGCGAGTTCATCGAGAACCTGCCCGACGGCTACGACACGCTGGTCGGAGAACGCGGGGTGAAACTCTCGGGCGGCCAGCGCCAGCGCATCGCCCTCGCGCGGACGCTCCTGAAGGAGCCCGCAATCTTGGTGTTGGACGAGGCGACGAGCCACGTCGACACCGAGACGGAGGCGCTCATCCGCCGCAGCCTCGACCGGTTCGCGGCCGACCGGACCACCGTCGCCATCGCGCACCGCCTCTCGACGGTGAAGGACGCCGACGAGATTCTCGTCCTCGAAGCCGGACGAGTCGTCGAGCGCGGGACGCACGGGGAACTGCTCGCCGAGGACGGTCTGTACGCCAACCTCTGGCGGGTGCAGGCCGGCGACATCGACTCGCTGCCCGAGTCGTTCTTCGAGGCGGCCGTCGCGCGGCGGGCGGCGCTGGAGAGCGACGGGGGCGAGTGA
- a CDS encoding sugar phosphate isomerase/epimerase family protein — MSTEYAVGVQTVVFQHRTLEELLSDLAETGIDTIDLWDGHLSADDDEETVAAAEEALEAAGVSVCGCGVVDIEGPEEVREHVAFADRLGASYLAVNYPPDRDDVTEALVAAAEEFGVDVAIHNYSSVHHDDLSTVFSSIDDVRAVLDRYDDPRLGVCVDTGHFLVEDVDPADVIRELGDRIVAVHLKDTSEAEIEDLPGAGRLDLSTLVALLDDHAHLTAPLVIEYELPEDRAVEALREAEANVRAAMR, encoded by the coding sequence ATGAGCACCGAGTACGCCGTCGGCGTGCAGACCGTCGTCTTTCAGCACCGGACGCTCGAGGAACTCCTGTCGGACCTCGCGGAGACGGGCATCGACACCATCGACCTCTGGGACGGACACCTCTCGGCGGACGACGACGAAGAGACGGTCGCGGCCGCCGAGGAGGCCCTCGAAGCGGCCGGCGTCTCCGTCTGCGGGTGCGGCGTCGTCGACATCGAGGGTCCCGAGGAGGTCCGCGAGCACGTCGCGTTCGCCGACCGACTCGGCGCGTCGTACCTCGCGGTCAACTACCCGCCGGACCGCGACGACGTGACGGAGGCCCTCGTCGCGGCCGCCGAGGAGTTCGGCGTCGACGTGGCGATACACAACTACTCGTCGGTCCACCACGACGACCTCTCGACGGTCTTCTCCTCCATCGACGACGTGCGGGCCGTGCTGGACCGGTACGACGACCCGCGACTCGGCGTCTGCGTCGACACCGGCCACTTCCTCGTCGAGGACGTCGACCCCGCGGACGTGATTCGGGAACTCGGCGACCGCATCGTCGCGGTCCACCTGAAGGACACGAGCGAGGCGGAGATAGAGGACCTGCCGGGTGCCGGGCGGTTGGACCTGTCCACCCTCGTCGCGTTGCTGGACGACCACGCCCACCTGACCGCGCCGCTCGTCATCGAGTACGAACTGCCCGAGGACCGAGCGGTCGAGGCGCTCCGAGAGGCCGAGGCGAACGTCAGGGCGGCGATGCGGTGA
- a CDS encoding spermidine synthase, translating to MSAIRSLDALRLTKPELAVFVSGVASMGLEILAGRMIAPQFGSSIYTWGSIIGVFLAALSYGYHRGGKLAAERATNARMARVFLLTGAYVAGLIFLGDLLLRSAAGFPLPSRFASLPAITLLFGPPTFLLGYVSPYAAQLSAKEGLGEASGHVYALGTVGSIVGAFATTYFLVPALGINQIALVFGLLSVGTALVLVRPRADGDHAVASALVAIMLLAAAGSGAAGLTVEGQVVYETQTPYQELRVVDSGEVRTLYLDGQRHSAMDLEEPYRHVFDYTRYFHLPLLMTDEADDVDRVLFVGGGGFTGPKRFVHDYPNVTVDVVEIDPAVVSTAKRYFSVEESERLNIYTQGGRQYLRETNRTYDLIVLDAYRKDKVPFELTTVEFMELTNDRLDEDGVLFANLISAPSGPASEFYRAEYATISRAYPEVYAFPTVGGTVVQNIEVVATKDGTRLTEEELLDRNAEREIGIDLSSEIRNYREAPPTDDVPVLRDDRAPVDSLLDPMVGQRYVLQESNESNESDGGNATAEAATDRPSLAAPSLGPAASAETPWTPAARDAATVAGGST from the coding sequence ATGAGTGCGATCCGCTCCCTCGACGCCCTCCGACTGACGAAGCCGGAACTCGCGGTGTTCGTCTCCGGCGTCGCCAGCATGGGACTGGAGATTCTCGCCGGTCGGATGATAGCGCCGCAGTTCGGCAGCAGCATCTACACCTGGGGCAGCATCATCGGCGTCTTCCTCGCGGCGCTGAGTTACGGCTACCACCGCGGCGGCAAACTCGCGGCCGAACGGGCGACGAACGCGCGGATGGCCCGCGTGTTCCTCCTGACGGGGGCGTACGTCGCCGGTCTCATCTTCCTCGGCGACCTCCTCCTCCGGTCGGCGGCCGGCTTCCCGCTCCCGAGCCGATTCGCCTCGCTGCCGGCCATCACGCTGCTGTTCGGCCCGCCAACCTTCCTGCTCGGCTACGTCAGCCCCTACGCCGCGCAGTTGTCCGCGAAGGAGGGCCTCGGGGAGGCGTCGGGGCACGTGTACGCCCTCGGCACCGTCGGGAGCATCGTCGGCGCGTTCGCCACGACGTACTTTCTCGTTCCCGCGCTGGGGATAAACCAAATCGCGCTCGTCTTCGGCCTACTGTCGGTGGGGACGGCGCTCGTCCTCGTCCGCCCGCGCGCCGACGGCGACCACGCCGTCGCCAGCGCGCTCGTGGCAATCATGCTCCTCGCGGCCGCCGGCAGCGGCGCGGCCGGCCTCACCGTCGAAGGACAGGTCGTCTACGAGACGCAGACGCCGTATCAGGAGCTCCGGGTGGTCGACAGCGGCGAGGTGCGGACGCTCTACCTCGACGGCCAGCGGCACAGCGCGATGGACCTCGAAGAGCCCTACCGCCACGTGTTCGACTACACGCGCTACTTCCACCTGCCGCTCCTGATGACCGACGAGGCCGACGACGTGGACCGCGTGCTGTTCGTCGGCGGGGGCGGATTCACCGGCCCGAAGCGGTTCGTCCACGACTACCCGAACGTCACCGTCGACGTCGTGGAGATAGACCCGGCGGTCGTCTCGACGGCCAAGCGGTACTTCTCGGTCGAGGAGTCCGAGCGGCTGAACATCTACACGCAGGGCGGCCGACAGTACCTGCGGGAGACGAACCGGACGTACGACCTCATCGTCCTCGACGCCTACCGGAAGGACAAGGTGCCGTTCGAGTTGACGACGGTCGAGTTCATGGAACTGACGAACGACAGACTCGACGAGGACGGCGTCCTCTTCGCGAACCTCATCTCCGCGCCGTCCGGACCGGCCTCGGAGTTCTACCGCGCGGAGTACGCGACGATATCTCGGGCGTACCCCGAAGTGTACGCGTTCCCCACCGTCGGCGGCACCGTCGTCCAGAACATCGAAGTCGTGGCGACGAAAGACGGAACCCGACTCACTGAGGAGGAACTGCTCGACCGGAACGCCGAGCGCGAGATAGGAATCGACCTGTCGAGCGAGATACGGAACTACCGCGAGGCGCCGCCGACGGACGACGTGCCCGTCCTGCGCGACGACCGCGCGCCCGTCGACAGCCTGCTCGACCCGATGGTCGGTCAGCGCTACGTCCTACAGGAGTCGAACGAATCGAACGAGTCGGACGGCGGGAACGCGACGGCCGAGGCGGCGACGGACCGCCCGTCCCTCGCCGCGCCGTCGCTCGGTCCGGCGGCGTCCGCGGAGACGCCGTGGACGCCGGCCGCGCGCGACGCGGCGACGGTCGCCGGCGGGTCCACATAA
- a CDS encoding lipase maturation factor family protein, translated as MPDAFAWTESYWLVRLVFQRALAVVYLLAFLVAARQFRALAGEDGLLPLDEYVERAEFRERPSLFHLFPSDRVVGAAAWTGVALSLLALLGVPYLLPDPYAVPASMLLWGLMWALYLSFVNAGRVFYGYGWESMLLETGFLAVFLGAGASGPPVVVMWLLKWVLFRNMFGAGLIKIRGDDCWRELTCLDYHYETQPMPNPGSWFVHHLPERFHRLEALGNHVVELAVPFLFFAPQPYAAIGGAATVCFQLWLMVSGNFSWLNALSAVQAIATFGDGVLTGAVSLLPGVSAAAPAAAPAPLPLRIAAWLVALVVLALSVKPVKNLLSESQAMNTSFDPLSLVNTYGAFGSVTRERYQLVVEGTNAEDPDEGDWTAYEFAGQPVRTDERPPQWAPYHLRLDWQLWFAAMRPRPGPRQRWVAPFLAGLLDGDEATLSLVGENPFDGDPPERVRVLRYRYRFTTPEERAETGEWWRRERLGTYVAPVSGREFERRGQRAIR; from the coding sequence GTGCCGGACGCGTTCGCGTGGACCGAGAGCTACTGGCTGGTGCGCCTCGTCTTCCAGCGAGCGCTGGCCGTCGTCTACCTCCTCGCCTTCCTCGTCGCGGCGCGGCAGTTCCGGGCGCTGGCGGGCGAGGACGGCCTGCTCCCCCTCGACGAGTACGTCGAACGTGCCGAGTTTCGGGAGCGTCCGAGCCTCTTTCACCTGTTCCCGAGCGACCGGGTCGTCGGCGCGGCGGCGTGGACGGGCGTCGCCCTCTCCCTCCTCGCCCTCCTCGGCGTTCCCTACTTGCTCCCCGACCCGTACGCCGTCCCCGCCTCGATGCTGCTGTGGGGACTCATGTGGGCGCTGTACCTCTCTTTCGTCAACGCCGGCCGGGTGTTCTACGGCTACGGCTGGGAGTCGATGCTGTTGGAGACGGGCTTTCTCGCCGTCTTCCTCGGCGCGGGGGCGAGCGGTCCGCCCGTCGTCGTGATGTGGCTCCTGAAGTGGGTGCTGTTCCGCAACATGTTCGGCGCGGGTCTCATCAAGATACGCGGCGACGACTGCTGGCGCGAGTTGACCTGCCTCGACTACCACTACGAGACCCAACCGATGCCGAACCCCGGAAGCTGGTTCGTCCACCACCTCCCCGAGCGGTTCCACCGTCTCGAAGCGCTCGGCAACCACGTCGTCGAACTCGCCGTCCCGTTCCTCTTCTTCGCGCCGCAACCCTACGCGGCGATAGGCGGCGCCGCCACCGTCTGCTTCCAACTGTGGCTGATGGTCTCGGGCAACTTCTCGTGGCTGAACGCCCTGTCGGCGGTGCAGGCGATAGCGACGTTCGGAGACGGCGTGCTGACGGGCGCCGTCTCGCTGCTGCCCGGCGTCTCCGCCGCGGCGCCCGCGGCCGCGCCCGCGCCGCTCCCCCTCCGAATCGCGGCGTGGCTCGTCGCCCTCGTCGTCCTCGCGCTGAGCGTCAAACCGGTGAAGAACCTCCTCTCGGAGTCGCAGGCGATGAACACGTCGTTCGACCCGCTCAGCCTCGTCAACACCTACGGCGCGTTCGGCTCGGTCACGAGAGAACGCTACCAACTCGTCGTCGAGGGGACGAACGCCGAGGACCCGGACGAGGGCGACTGGACCGCCTACGAGTTCGCGGGCCAACCCGTCCGGACGGACGAGCGACCGCCGCAGTGGGCGCCGTACCACCTCCGATTGGACTGGCAGCTCTGGTTCGCCGCGATGCGGCCCCGCCCCGGCCCCCGGCAGCGCTGGGTCGCGCCGTTCCTCGCCGGCCTCCTCGACGGCGACGAGGCGACGCTGTCGCTCGTGGGGGAGAATCCGTTCGACGGCGACCCGCCCGAACGAGTGCGGGTACTCCGCTATCGCTACCGGTTCACGACGCCCGAGGAGCGCGCCGAGACGGGCGAGTGGTGGCGCCGCGAGCGACTCGGAACCTACGTCGCCCCCGTCTCCGGTCGGGAGTTCGAGCGCCGGGGACAGCGGGCGATTCGGTGA
- a CDS encoding DCC1-like thiol-disulfide oxidoreductase family protein — protein sequence MTRPTLVYDDDCGFCTWCAEWLDDNADVRIVGFSELDDSLRERLPPSYENCAHLLVGEERYSCGASIEESLLRTEYGRFARPLVSKLREYGAYRNAREWAYRRGADNRDILGKFLSKPTRA from the coding sequence GTGACACGACCGACCCTCGTCTACGACGACGACTGCGGTTTCTGCACGTGGTGTGCGGAGTGGCTCGACGACAACGCGGACGTGCGCATCGTCGGCTTCTCCGAACTCGACGACTCGCTCCGCGAGCGACTGCCGCCGTCGTACGAGAACTGCGCGCACCTCCTCGTCGGCGAGGAGCGGTACTCCTGCGGCGCCTCGATAGAGGAGTCGCTGCTCCGGACCGAGTACGGGCGGTTCGCGCGCCCCCTCGTCTCGAAGCTCCGGGAGTACGGCGCCTACCGAAACGCCCGCGAGTGGGCGTACCGCCGCGGCGCGGACAACCGCGACATTCTCGGCAAGTTCCTCTCGAAGCCGACGCGGGCGTAG
- a CDS encoding ion transporter → MTDHAARAPEGHRERVRFYLLDHRTPTGKAIDVALLALNTVFVGVFVAQTYALSAAARSLLWDAEVVIAAVFLVEYVLRLYGARDRFGEFTDPYAAVDLLSILPTLAVLLLPIPAIVTVTGFLRAVRIVRVLRFYRFTQDEEFFFGTVSVQSLRVTKLLLTVLVLFFVSAGLFYGVEVRTNPDIGNFGDAFYYVVVALTTVGFGDITPVTRAGRWVTVAAVLTAIILVPWQASKIVREWTRKETVDVTCPDCGLTGHDPNASHCKACGHVIYQEFDGREG, encoded by the coding sequence ATGACCGACCACGCGGCGCGGGCGCCGGAGGGTCACCGAGAGCGGGTGCGCTTCTACCTCCTCGACCACCGGACGCCGACGGGCAAGGCCATCGACGTCGCGCTGTTGGCGCTGAACACGGTGTTCGTCGGCGTCTTCGTCGCGCAGACGTACGCCCTCTCGGCGGCGGCCCGGTCGCTGCTCTGGGACGCGGAGGTCGTCATCGCGGCCGTGTTCCTCGTCGAGTACGTGCTCAGACTGTACGGCGCCCGCGACCGCTTCGGAGAGTTCACCGATCCGTACGCGGCGGTCGACCTGCTGTCGATACTCCCCACGCTGGCGGTTCTCCTCCTCCCCATCCCGGCCATCGTCACGGTCACCGGCTTTCTCCGGGCCGTTCGCATCGTCCGCGTGCTGCGGTTCTACCGGTTCACGCAGGACGAGGAGTTCTTCTTCGGCACCGTCTCCGTCCAGTCGCTCCGAGTGACGAAACTGCTCCTGACCGTCCTGGTCCTGTTCTTCGTCTCGGCGGGACTGTTCTACGGCGTCGAGGTCCGGACGAACCCGGATATCGGGAACTTCGGCGACGCGTTCTACTACGTCGTCGTCGCCCTCACGACCGTCGGCTTCGGCGACATCACCCCGGTCACGCGGGCGGGACGGTGGGTCACCGTCGCGGCCGTCCTCACCGCCATCATCCTCGTCCCGTGGCAGGCGAGCAAAATCGTCCGCGAGTGGACGCGCAAGGAGACGGTCGACGTCACCTGTCCGGACTGCGGGCTCACCGGCCACGACCCGAACGCCTCCCACTGCAAGGCCTGCGGTCACGTCATCTATCAGGAGTTCGACGGACGGGAGGGGTAG
- a CDS encoding alkaline phosphatase D family protein yields MAGDFPPTAGRTDDHGTLLSELDSHDLAFDARVGEAADGDPFAFDADGDPDGTFPQSVASGGPTPAGVVLWTRVDPDAYDPEAPLAVRVAADEAFDEVAFEGVVSDETSIRAHDHTVRIDLDGELEPDSTYYYRFVHRGVSSRVGRCRTLPAADASPDSVRFAVLACQDYQNGYYPAYHRVAEADVDFLVHVGDFVYESSAGDFKGLGSYEYEDRDLAFPSGHDRVQSLDDYRYLYRTYRKDRFMQEALESHTLVVGWDDHELVNDVYWDRRTGAPSGDHPRADDPEFMTELVADAMHAWWEYLPARVSYDPEGESLQERFRLWRSFEFGDLVTLAMTDERLYRDPPREAIPTPDNVGPQYEPPGRTMLGEEQREWLIDAVTGSASTWTVWADEVLTVPFRLGSGPLSVFPVQGGWDGYTRERQRITEAIGAADVDNFVTLTGDMHCYVAAYQQTSYPGRVSGGEGVAQGERIGVEFMTPAITSVNVAEALHLTRGLRGRLTEPLLTTLITAMNPHIEFFDSHHWGYSVVEFTPEDCTYVGYAVDKTENSPDADRHVVAAYRVPEGEVELTDVTDEFAA; encoded by the coding sequence ATGGCCGGCGACTTCCCGCCGACGGCGGGCCGCACCGACGACCACGGAACCCTCCTCTCGGAACTCGACTCCCACGACCTGGCGTTCGACGCGCGCGTCGGCGAGGCGGCCGACGGCGACCCCTTCGCGTTCGACGCCGACGGCGACCCGGACGGGACGTTCCCGCAGTCCGTCGCTAGCGGCGGCCCGACGCCGGCGGGCGTCGTCCTCTGGACGCGCGTCGACCCCGACGCCTACGACCCCGAGGCGCCACTCGCGGTCCGCGTCGCGGCCGACGAGGCGTTCGACGAGGTGGCCTTCGAGGGCGTCGTGAGCGACGAGACGTCGATTCGCGCGCACGACCACACGGTGCGAATCGACCTCGACGGCGAACTCGAACCGGATTCGACGTACTACTACCGCTTCGTCCACCGAGGAGTCTCCTCGCGCGTCGGTCGGTGCCGGACCCTGCCCGCCGCCGACGCCTCGCCCGACTCCGTCCGGTTCGCGGTGCTGGCGTGTCAGGACTACCAGAACGGCTACTACCCCGCCTACCACCGCGTCGCGGAGGCGGACGTGGACTTCCTCGTCCACGTCGGCGACTTCGTCTACGAGTCCAGCGCCGGCGACTTCAAAGGGCTCGGGTCGTACGAGTACGAGGACAGGGACCTCGCGTTCCCGAGCGGACACGACCGCGTGCAGTCGCTGGACGACTACCGCTACCTCTATCGGACGTATCGAAAGGACCGGTTCATGCAGGAGGCGCTGGAGTCGCACACGCTCGTCGTCGGCTGGGACGACCACGAACTCGTCAACGACGTCTACTGGGACCGGCGGACGGGCGCGCCGTCGGGCGACCACCCGCGCGCCGACGACCCCGAGTTCATGACCGAGTTGGTGGCCGACGCGATGCACGCGTGGTGGGAGTACCTGCCCGCGCGGGTGTCCTACGACCCCGAGGGCGAGTCGCTGCAGGAGCGCTTTCGGCTGTGGCGTTCCTTCGAGTTCGGCGACTTGGTCACGCTGGCGATGACCGACGAGCGACTCTACCGCGACCCGCCGCGGGAGGCCATCCCCACGCCCGACAACGTCGGCCCGCAGTACGAACCGCCGGGGCGGACGATGCTGGGCGAAGAACAGCGGGAGTGGCTGATAGACGCCGTCACCGGGTCGGCGTCGACGTGGACCGTCTGGGCCGACGAGGTGCTCACGGTACCGTTCCGTCTGGGTTCGGGACCGCTCTCCGTGTTCCCGGTACAGGGCGGGTGGGACGGCTACACGCGCGAGCGACAGCGAATCACGGAGGCCATCGGCGCGGCCGACGTCGACAACTTCGTGACGCTCACCGGCGACATGCACTGCTACGTCGCCGCCTACCAGCAGACCTCCTACCCCGGACGCGTCTCCGGCGGCGAGGGCGTCGCGCAGGGCGAGCGCATCGGCGTGGAGTTCATGACGCCCGCGATAACGTCGGTGAACGTCGCCGAAGCGCTTCACCTCACCCGCGGCCTGCGCGGCCGCCTCACCGAACCGCTGCTCACGACGCTCATCACGGCGATGAACCCCCACATCGAGTTCTTCGACAGCCACCACTGGGGCTACTCCGTCGTCGAGTTCACGCCGGAGGACTGCACGTACGTCGGCTACGCCGTCGACAAGACGGAGAACTCCCCGGACGCCGACCGGCACGTCGTCGCCGCCTACCGCGTCCCCGAGGGGGAGGTCGAACTGACGGACGTGACCGACGAGTTCGCGGCGTGA
- a CDS encoding GNAT family N-acetyltransferase: MPPGESSDADGHETAVLESIRECDENQWNNLVTHADRGTLFHRYEWLAAVEDGFDREARHVVVRKDSNPVACMPNFVSALSVPNGAAAALVSALSVSVLESGGAGHGGPVVAGDERANLERIFDALEAAGGRRPLYHLVSTADLGQIRYGQFLRARGYEANSNVATFRLDLCGEWGEILAGMDKSRRKGVRRAHEQDHDVDVAPFGEDLVRTYDMYEKNTERVGGNVLPFSFFRALREHLADRVRVVTARVDGETVGRYVYLLDAERSVLYHWLSAVPDRDCYDSHPSELMHARAIKWGIEEGYDEYSFGETGSAFDNSVFRFKSQYGARAVPVLRWERGENRLAWPLFKLARRTYVERNL; this comes from the coding sequence ATGCCTCCGGGGGAGTCTTCCGACGCGGACGGACACGAGACGGCCGTCTTGGAGAGCATCCGCGAGTGCGACGAGAACCAGTGGAACAACCTCGTGACCCACGCCGACCGGGGAACGCTGTTCCACCGGTACGAGTGGCTCGCGGCCGTTGAGGACGGCTTCGACCGCGAGGCCCGGCACGTCGTCGTGCGCAAGGACTCCAACCCGGTCGCCTGCATGCCCAACTTCGTCTCGGCGCTCTCGGTCCCGAACGGGGCCGCGGCCGCCCTCGTCTCCGCGCTCAGCGTCTCGGTGCTCGAATCCGGCGGCGCCGGACACGGCGGCCCCGTCGTCGCCGGCGACGAGCGGGCGAACCTCGAGCGCATCTTCGACGCGTTGGAGGCGGCGGGCGGGCGCCGACCGCTCTACCACCTCGTCTCGACGGCCGACCTCGGGCAGATCCGCTACGGGCAGTTCCTCCGGGCCCGCGGGTACGAGGCGAACTCGAACGTCGCGACGTTCCGCCTCGACCTCTGCGGGGAGTGGGGGGAGATTCTCGCCGGGATGGACAAATCCCGGCGGAAGGGCGTCCGACGGGCGCACGAGCAGGACCACGACGTGGACGTCGCTCCGTTCGGCGAGGACCTCGTCCGGACGTACGACATGTACGAGAAGAACACCGAGCGCGTCGGGGGGAACGTGCTCCCGTTCTCCTTCTTCCGAGCGCTCCGGGAGCATCTCGCCGACCGCGTCCGCGTGGTCACGGCCCGCGTCGACGGGGAGACGGTCGGCAGGTACGTCTACCTGCTCGACGCCGAGCGCTCGGTGCTCTACCACTGGCTGTCGGCGGTTCCCGACCGGGACTGCTACGACTCCCACCCGTCCGAACTCATGCACGCGCGGGCCATCAAGTGGGGCATCGAGGAGGGCTACGACGAGTACAGTTTCGGCGAGACCGGGTCCGCGTTCGACAACTCCGTGTTCCGGTTCAAGAGCCAGTACGGCGCGCGGGCGGTGCCGGTGCTCCGCTGGGAACGGGGGGAGAACCGCCTCGCGTGGCCGCTGTTCAAACTCGCCCGGCGGACGTACGTCGAGCGGAATCTGTGA